A stretch of DNA from Yoonia sp. G8-12:
GTTGAGTGCACCGGTTCTGGTGCAGCACGGCACGGCAGATCAGCTGATCCCGATTGCTTATGGAATGGACTTGGCGGATGCAATGAACGCGGCGGATCTATCCGTGACGTTTCATGGTGTTGAAGGGGCGAGCCACAACAATCTGGCGGGGCAGGCGGGCTATCAGGACCGGATCAACGCGTTTCTGTCGGAGATTACAAAAGAATAAAGCCGCACCCGTAGGCGCGGCTGGTGTTCTTTCGCGATGTCGGTCGCTTAGCCGTAAATTGATTGGGCTGCGATTTTCGCGGCGTCCTCGCGGAACATGCCCAGGTCAATTGCGGTTTCCAGAGGCATCGATTCCAGCTCATACTTGAGGCGGCTATAGGCCACGCGTTTCTGGACGGCGGTGCGAACTGTGTTCAATACGGTCATATGCGTGCTCCTTTGCAGTCATGCGGGGTTATCCCGTGACCCACATGTAACAATGCTGCAGCGCAGAACAACTGACAGTTAGCGCTAGCGGTTATGCAGGGTTTGCATGGCGGATTTTGCAAGTTGCACAAAAAAAAGCCGGCCCAGAGGACCGGCTTTTTATTTTGGTTGTAAATCGCTTAGATCAGCTTGCCCATTGCCACGGCCGTATCGGACATGCGGTTCGAGAAGCCCCATTCGTTGTCGTACCATGTCAAAATTCGCACCATATTGCCGTCCAGCACCTTGGTTTGGTCAAGGTGGAAGATCGACGAATGTGGGTCGTGGTTGAAGTCGGAACTGACCATTGGCAGGTCCGTGTAGGCCAGAACCTCTGCCATATCACCGTCTGCGGCTTTGATGATGGCGTTGTTGATCTCTTCCACCGTTGTGTCGCGGGACGCTTCGAATGTGAGGTCTACGACAGACACGTTCGGGGTGGGCACACGGATAGCGACGCCGTCCAGTTTGCCGTTCAGCTCCGGCAGCACGAGGCCCACGGCCTTTGCCGCACCCGTCGAGGTCGGGATCATCGACAATGCCGCAGCGCGTGCGCGGTAGAGGTCTTTGTGCATCGTATCCAGCGTTGGCTGGTCGCCGGTGTAGCTGTGGATGGTGGTCATAAAGCCCTTGGTGATACCAACCGCATCGTTCAGCACTTTGGCCACCGGTGAGAGGCAGTTGGTGGTGCAGGACGCATTCGACACAATGATATCATCGCTGGTCAGCGTTTTGTCATTCACACCGTAAACGATTGTTTTATCTGCGTCTTTGCCGGGGGCCGAGATCAGAACGCGGCTGGATCCGTTATCAAGGTGTGCTTGGCAGGCCTCTTTGCTGGTGAAGATGCCGGTGCATTCCATCACCACGTCAACATCAGACCACGGCAGGTCTGCGGGGTTGCGGATGGCAGTCACCTGGATCGGGCCGCGGCCGACGTCGATGGTGGTTTCGGTCGTGGTGACCGTGCCGGGAAAACGCCCGTGTACGCTGTCAAAGCGCAGCAGGTGTGCGTTGGTTTCAACCGGTCCAAGGTCATTGATTGCAATCACCTCAATATCGGTGCGCCCGCTTTCGACAATCGCGCGCAGGATGTTACGGCCGATGCGGCCAAATCCGTTAATAGCTACTTTGACGGCCATGGTACTCTCCTCAGGGTCAATGTTGGCGCTAACATTGCGATTTATACGAAAAGGTCAACCGTTGATCGCTTTTAACGCCAGAACGCTATCCACTCGATAAGTTCAACAAATTTGCGCGCCAGAAAGAGCGCATTGGCGCTTTCGTACTGCAGGTAGTCAAAACCAAGCAGCGCAACCAAGAACAGGCCAAGAAAGACAGCGATCGTATTTGTCATGCCCGCAGGTCTAACGGAGTTGCCACAAATGGCAAAGCCCGCGTGCGCGGGCTTGCATGGTATTTGGGCGATGCGGTCAGCGGTTAATGCAGCCGTCCCATCGTGGCGGCGACATCGGCCATCCGCGCCGAAAAGCCCCATTCGTTGTCGTACCATGCCAAGACCCGCACGGTGCGCCCGCCGACGACCTTGGTCTGGTCTGGCGCAAAGATCGTGCTTTCGGTGGTGTGGTTAAAGTCGATGCTGACTTTGGCTTCGTCATCATAGGACATGACCATGCCCATATAACCGGCGGCGGCTTCGGCGACGATGGCGTTGACCTCTTCCACGGTCACGGATTTTCCCGCCTCGAATGTCAGATCAACCGCACTGACATTGGGGGTAGGGACCCGCATCGCGGTGCCGTCGAGCTTGCCTGCCAGTTCCGGCAGCACCTCGCCCAATGCTTTGGCAGCACCGGTGGAGGTGGGGATCATCGCCATGGCGGCCGCGCGTGCGCGGTATAGATCGCTGTGGCGGCGGTCCAGCGTCGGCTGGTCCCCTGTATAGCTGTGGATCGTGGTCATGATACCGCGTTCAATGCCGATGGCGTCGTTGAGAACCTTCGCCAAGGGCGCAAGGCAGTTGGTTGTGCAAGACCCGTTCGACACCATGTTTTCGGTGGCCAGCAAATCGCGGTGGTTCACCCCGTAAACGACCGTGCGATCCACGTTCTTGGCAGGGGCCGAGATCAGCACCTTTTTGGCACCGCGCGTCAGGTGGATGTTAGATTTCAGACCGTCGTTAAATTTGCCGGTGCATTCCAGCACCACATCGACACCGTCCCAGTCAAGCTCTTCGGGATCATAGGTCGACATCACATCAATCGGGCCACGGCCCAGATCCATCGTGTTGCCTTTGACGGTGATCGGGCTGCCGAAACGGCCATGGACACTGTCGTATTTCAGCAGGTGCGCGTTGGTTTCAATCGGGCCGGTGGCGTTGATTTTGACGACTTGCACATCGTTGCGGGCGGCTTCGGTGATGTGGGCCAGTGTGCAGCGTCCGATGCGCCCGAACCCGTTGATTCCGATGGTCACTGTCATAGCTGAATATCCTTGCCGCTCGTTCGTTGTTGCAAAGGGTATACGCAGGTGTACGGCGCAGGGGAACGAAAAACGTGTTATTCATCAATATGTTAACGGTAACGGTTGATGTTAGCGATAACGATTTGGGCAACAAAATGGATGTTACCGCAAACAATCAACGCGCCTGTCGAATCATGTTTTGTTTTCGTAAGCTGCGCGCAATTGAAAGGACGCCAGATGCACCCGTTGATCACCCAAGACCATATCGAAACCTACAAGCGTGACGGGGTGGTCCTGATCAAGGGCCTGTTTGCCGATTGGGTGGATGCGCTGCGCGATGGCATCGCCACCAATATGGCCCACCCCGGGCCCTATGCCGCCGAGAACCTGCATGACGGCGAGGCGGGGCGTTTCTTTGATGATTATTGCAACTGGAACCGGATTGCGCCGTTTGAAGACGCTGCCCGCCATTCGCCAGCCGCCGAAGTGGCCGCAGATTTGATGGGGTCGCAGACCTGTCAGCTTTTCCACGATCACGTGTTGGTCAAGGAACCCGGCACGTCAAAGCCAACGCCGTGGCATCAGGACAGCCCCTATTACTTTGTGGAAGGCGAACAGACCGTCAGTTTCTGGTCGCCCCTTGATCCGGTGCGTGAGGCGTCCTTGCGTTGCGTGAAAGGGTCGCACAAATGGCCGCGTGCCGTGTTGCCGACACGGTGGTTGTCGGAAACGGATTTCTATCCTGACGATAAGGATTTCATGCCGGTCCCTGATCCTGATGCGGAAGGGATGGAGATTGTCGAGTACGAGATGGAACCCGGCGATGCGGTGGCGTTTCATTATCGCATCTTGCATGGCGCGCGTGGCAATGACGCAACCGCGCGCCGCCGTGCGTTCTCCTTGCGTCTGCTCGGGGATGACGCGCGCTATGTGGAACGTCCGGGGCCGACATCGCCACCGTTTCCGGGGCACGGTATGGTGGCAGGCCAAAAACTGCGGGAAGACTGGTTTCCCGTCATCTTTCAGCGCTAGCGTTTGTCCCACCCGGATTGCGCCGGGTGGGACAAGTCTTGGTTTATTTGATCAGGGATTTGACTTTGTCGGCGGTATCCTGCGCCGTGATGCCGAATTCCTTGAACAGTCGCTCGGCGGGGGCTGAGGCCCCGAAACCATGCATGCCGATAAAGCCGGATTTCTCACGCTTGCCGCGCTCGCCAAACAACCAGCGGTCCCAGCCAAAGCGGATGCCCGCCTCGATGGCGACGCGCACAGGGCCGCCGGGCAGGACACGCTTGCGGTAGCTTTCTTCCTGCTCTTCGAACAGCTCCCAGCATGGCATGGACACAACGCGGGTGCCGATCCCTTCGGCTTGCAGCAGATCGCGGGCTTCCATCGCGATGCTGACTTCCGAGCCTGTGGCCAACAGGATGGCTTGGCGTTTGCCTTCCGCGTCGGCCAGCACATAGGCCCCTTGGGCCACAAGGTTCTTGTTCTTATGCTCGGTCCGCACAGTGGGCAGGCCCTGACGGGTCAGCGCCAGCACGCTGGGGGTTTTCTGCGATGTCAGTGCGATTTCCCACGCCTCTGCCGTTTCCACCGTATCAGCAGGGCGGAACACATTCATGTTTGGCGTGGCGCGTAACATTGCAAGGTGTTCGACCGGCTGGTGCGTCGGGCCGTCTTCGCCAAGGCCGATGCTGTCGTGGGTCATCACGTATGTTGTCGGCACACCCATCAGCGCAGAGAGGCGCATCGCGCCGCGTGCGTAATCGGTGAAGCACATGAATGTGCCACCATAGGCGCGGGCACCGCCGTGCAGCGCCATGCCGTTCATCGCGGCCGCCATCCCGTGTTCGCGCACACCGTAATAGATATACCGGCCCTTGCGGGTGTCAGGGTGGAAGGTGCCCATGTCTTTGGTCAGCGTGTTGTTGGACCCTGTAAGGTCCGCCGATCCGCCAATGGTTTCCTGCATGATCGGGTTGATGACTTCCAGTGTCATTTCCGATGATTTGCGGGTCGCAACCTTGGGCGCACCTTCGCTGATCTGCTTTTTCAGCGCACGGATCGTGGCAGACAGGCGCTTGGGCGCTTCACCTGCATAGATGCGCTTGAACTCGGCCTGCTTATTAGCCGAAAGCGTGTTGAAGCGGTCGTGCCATTCCTTATGCGCGGTGGCCCCGCGACCACCGATCGCAGACCACTGCTTGAGCGCGTCTGCAGCAACTTCGAAATCACCCATGGGCGCGCCATACGCCTCTTTCGCGGCCTTGAGCTGATCGGCATCGGTCAAAGCGCCGTGGCCTTTTGAAGTGTCCTGTGCCGCGTGGCCCAAAGCGATATGGGTCTTGCAGGCGATCATGGACGGGCGCGGGTCTTTCTTGGCGGCGGTGATGGCTGCATCGATTGCCGCCGGATCGTGGCCGTCGATGGACTGAACGTGCCAGCCTGACGCCTCAAAGCGCATCGGCTGATTGGTGATATCGGCCATATCGACGGTGCCGTCGATAGTGATGTTGTTGTTGTCCCAGAACACGATCAGGTGCGACAGTTTCTGCATGCCCGCAAGCGCGATCGCTTCCTGGCTCACGCCCTCCATCAGACAGCCGTCGCCGGCCATCACATAGGTGTGGTGGTCAATGATCTTTTTGCCCCAGGTCGCGCGCTGGATTTCTTCGGCGATGGCAAAGCCGACCGAATTGGCGATGCCTTGACCCAGCGGGCCGGTGGTCGTTTCGATGCCACGCGCATGGCCGAATTCAGGGTGGCCTGCGGTGCGTGCACCCCATTGGCGGAAATTCTTGATCTGCTCGAGCGGCATATCTTCGTATCCGGTCAGATACATCAGCGAATAAAGCAGCATAGAACCGTGGCCTGCAGACAGGATAAAGCGGTCGCGATCGGGCCAATGTGGTGCATTGGGATCGAACTTGAGGTGCTTTTCAAAAAGTACAGTTGCGACATCGGCCATGCCCATCGGCATGCCCGAGTGGCCAGAGTTCGCTACGGCGACCGCATCCAGCGTCAGAGTGCGGATGGCGGTGGCTTTCATCCAGTGGTCGGGGTGTGCGGTGCGCAGGGCTGCAATATCCAAGTGATCAGGTCCTATTTACGAAAGATGAACGATGGGCTTGGCAGCGTCATATCAGGACCGAACCTAAGATCAAGCGTGACGGCTAAGTTACTCATATTCTTGGCACGCTGTGGTTTGCGGCAGGGGCAGCGATGGCATACGCTCAAACCCAACAGGGTCGATTCGGCAGTTTTGACAGCGGCAGTCGGGCCAGAAAACGGTAAGTTACAAAGACGATGGCAAATACGGGCACGCCCTTTGCGCCACGAAAGGACGAGCGGATGAGTGACATCAGTGTTTTGGAGAGCCGCATTACAGCGGCGCTTGACCGGATCAGGCAGGGGTTGGATGCGCCTGTTGCGCAACAAACCGCCGCCGATCCCGCGTTGCAGGCCGCCCTTGAAGAAGAGCGCGCACAAAATGCCGAATTGGTCGAGCGGGTCCGCGTTTTGAAAGAGCGGCAAGACACGCAGGTGGCCAGCCTGACGCAGCGCGCCGAGACGCAAAGCAAGCATCTGATGAAGCTGGACGAGGAATTGCAGCAGTTGCGCGCCTCGAACGTGCAGCTGCGCGAAATGAATGCCAAACTGCGCGAGGCCGTGACCACGGGCCTTGCGCCGGAATTGCATGATGCCGCGGTGCATGCCGAAATGGAGGCGTTGAGCGCGCAGCGTTCGGCGGATGCCGCCGAGATCGACGCCATTCTGGACGAGCTGAAACCCCTGATCGAGGAGACATCCCATGCCGCAGGTTGAGATTGCGATCGGGGGCCGCACCTTTGAGGTGGCCTGTCAGGACGGCGAAGAGCAATTCCTGCATTCTGCTGCCGCCATGTTGGATGGCGAAGCAAGCCATCTGGCCGATCAGATCGGGCGCATGCCCGAGGGGCGGATGCTCTTGATGGCGGGGCTGATGCTGGCGGATAAAACTGCCGGTCTGGAAGACAGGGTGCGCCAGCTGGAAACAGAGGCCGCAAATATGCGCGCGCAAGTGGAAACCTTGCAAAGCCAACCGGCACCCACGCCGGTGCGCGTCGAGGTGCCTGTGGTGCCTGCCGCTGTGACCGAAGCCTTGGCCGAGATCGCGGCGCGTGCCGAAGCCTTGGCGGATCAAGTCGAAGCCAGATAGAAAAAAGGCAGGCAATGCGCCCGCCTTTATCAGTTTTAGCCGTTCGCTTCGCGAATTTTCTCGGCGGCGTCTTTGTCGAAGGCGACACCGTTTTCTGCAAAAAGCGTGTCGAGTTCGCCCGAGAGCGTCATCTCGGTGATGATGTCGCAGCCACCGACGAATTCGCCTTTGACGTACAGCTGTGGAATGGTGGGCCAGTCAGAGTAGTCTTTGATCCCCTGACGGATTTCATCATCGGCCAGCACGTTCACGTCGGCATATTCGACCCCCATGAAGTTCAGAACGCCTGCGACGCGCGATGAGAACCCGCACTGTGGCATGCTCTTGGTGCCTTTCATGAAAAGCACAACTTCATTGGCTGTTACGGTGTCTTTGATTTTATCTTGGGCTGTCATGTTTTCTTTTCTCCGTCGTTAGCGGTCCATTTCCGCCAATAGTAGATTAATAGTCCGGGTGCGCCGATGATCAGAAGTGTACCAAAGAGGACACCTAGAAAAGCGTACATGCCGAGCTTGCTCATTCAGGGGCCTTAGTTGTTAGCGCCAAGGCATGTAATTCACCATTGCTGCCGTCCATCTTGCCTTTGAGAGCGGCATAGACGGCGCGTTGTTGTTGCACGCGGTTCTTGCCGCGGAAGCTTTCGTCGATGACTTCGGCTGCGAAATGGGCCCCGTCGTCACCCTGCACATTGATGGTGGCGTCAGGAAAACCTTCACGCAGAAGTGTCTCAATTTCGTGGGCGGTGATTGGCATTTGCGGTCCTTTTGGTCGGTCAGTGTTAAGTTAGGGCCGCTTGCGCCGGGGGACAAGTGGGGATGCCTCCGGCGGAAGTTTGATTGGACATAGAAAGTCTAGGCGACCGCGTTTTCAAATGAGGTGCGGAATGTGTGGCTGAGCTCTGCCAAAGGTGCGCTTTGGCCGCCGAAGGTGATCTGGTCCCCGCCGACCTTGCCCACAGTCGCAAGCGGGACACCGGCCTGACTGGCTGCAATCATCAGCGCTTCGGCCTGATCGAAGTTGCAGGCAATCAGATAGCGTGCCTGATCTTCGCCGAAGAGTGTTGGTGTGTCTTCAGCATCCAGTGTGATTCCGACGCCCGCAGTTTCAGCCAGTTCAAATGCCGCAAGCGCCAGACCGCCATCGCTGAGGTCTGTGCAGGCCTTGATATAGGCGTAGTTGGCGCGGATGAAATCGCCATTTGCTTTTTCGGCTGCCAGATCAACATGGGGGGCATCGCCTTCGATACGGCCGTAGACTTCGGCCAGCAGGGCGGATTGGCCAAGGTGGCCTGTGGTTTCCCCCAGCAAAAGCAGCAGATGCCCTTCGCGGATATGGCCGGTGATCATCTGGTCTGGATGGTTGATGATCCCGACAGCGCCGATTGTAGGCGTGGGCAGGATGCCTTTGCCGTCTGTTTCATTATAAAGCGACACGTTGCCCGACACGATGGGCATATCCAGCGCTTTCACGGCTTCGCCGATCCCTTGGATCGCACCGACGAATTGGCCCATGATCTGTGGTTTTTCGGGGTTGCCGAAGTTCATGTTGTCGGTGGTGGCCAAAGGGGTGGCACCAACGGCGGTGAGGTTGCGGTAGGCCTCGGCCACCGCCTGTTTTCCGCCCTCGACAGGGTTCGCTTTGACGTAGCGGGGGGTCACGTCGCTGGTGAAGGCCAGTGATTTATCGGTGCCATGCACCCGCACAATGCCTGATCCAGCACCCGGTGTGCGCGCGGTGTCACCCATCACTTGCTGGTCGTATTGTTCATAGACCCATTGTTTGCCTGCGTAGTTGGGGCTGCTGATCAGCGCCTTCAATCCGTCGATGGGATGCACGCCTGCAACATCGCCTAGTGGGGCGGCGGGCGGTGTGGGTTCCCATGGGCGGTCGTATTCGGGGGCCGAGCCGGAGAGGGTAGCGAGGGGCAGATCGGCCATGACCTGACCATTGTGTTCGATGATGAACCGGTCCTCGGCGATGGTTTCGCCGACGATCGCGAAATCAAGGTCCCATTTCACAAAGACGGCGCGGGCTTCGGCCTCAAGCTCGGGCTTGAGCACCATCAACATGCGTTCCTGGCTTTCGGACAGCATCATTTCGTAGGCAGTCATATTTTCTTCGCGCTGCGGGACAGCGTTGAGGTTCAGTTTGACACCCAAGCCGCCCTTGTCGCCCATTTCCACTGCAGAGCATGTCAGGCCGGCGGCGCCCATGTCTTGAATGGAAATCACGGCACCTGTGGCCATCAGTTCCAGTGTCGCTTCCATCAGGCGCTTTTCGGTGAACGGATCGCCCACTTGCACGGTGGGGCGTTTTTCCTCGATGGTGTCGTCGAATTCGGCGGACGCCATCGTGGCCCCGCCCACACCGTCGCGGCCGGTTTTGGCGCCAAGGTAGACAACGGGCATACCGATGCCGGAGGCTGCGGAATAGAAAATCTTGTCCGCATCCGCGAGGCCCGCCGCGAAGGCGTTGACAAGGCAGTTGCCGTTGTAAGCAGGATCAAAGCGCACTTCGCCGCCCACGGTGGGCACGCCAAAGCAGTTGCCATAACCACCCACGCCTGCGACGACACCATTGACCAATTGCCGCGTTTTGGGGTGGCTGGGTTCGCCGAAGGATAGCGAGTTCATCGCCGCGATGGGACGCGCGCCCATGGTAAAGACATCGCGTAGGATACCACCAACGCCGGTCGCGGCCCCTTGGTAGGGTTCGATATAGCTGGGGTGGTTGTGGCTTTCCATTTTGAAAACCACTGCCTGACCATCGCCGATATCGACAACACCTGCGTTTTCGCCCGGGCCGCAAATCACTTGCGGGCCTTCAGTGGGCAGGGTGCGGAGCCATTTCTTGGAGGATTTATAGGAACAATGCTCGTTCCACATCGCCGAAAAGATACCCAATTCCGTGAAGGTCGGTTCGCGGTCGATGATCTCAAGGATCCGCTTGTATTCGTCAGGCGAAAGCCCGTGGGCTGCAATCAGG
This window harbors:
- a CDS encoding BolA family protein, whose protein sequence is MPITAHEIETLLREGFPDATINVQGDDGAHFAAEVIDESFRGKNRVQQQRAVYAALKGKMDGSNGELHALALTTKAPE
- the gap gene encoding type I glyceraldehyde-3-phosphate dehydrogenase; protein product: MAVKVAINGFGRIGRNILRAIVESGRTDIEVIAINDLGPVETNAHLLRFDSVHGRFPGTVTTTETTIDVGRGPIQVTAIRNPADLPWSDVDVVMECTGIFTSKEACQAHLDNGSSRVLISAPGKDADKTIVYGVNDKTLTSDDIIVSNASCTTNCLSPVAKVLNDAVGITKGFMTTIHSYTGDQPTLDTMHKDLYRARAAALSMIPTSTGAAKAVGLVLPELNGKLDGVAIRVPTPNVSVVDLTFEASRDTTVEEINNAIIKAADGDMAEVLAYTDLPMVSSDFNHDPHSSIFHLDQTKVLDGNMVRILTWYDNEWGFSNRMSDTAVAMGKLI
- a CDS encoding phytanoyl-CoA dioxygenase family protein gives rise to the protein MHPLITQDHIETYKRDGVVLIKGLFADWVDALRDGIATNMAHPGPYAAENLHDGEAGRFFDDYCNWNRIAPFEDAARHSPAAEVAADLMGSQTCQLFHDHVLVKEPGTSKPTPWHQDSPYYFVEGEQTVSFWSPLDPVREASLRCVKGSHKWPRAVLPTRWLSETDFYPDDKDFMPVPDPDAEGMEIVEYEMEPGDAVAFHYRILHGARGNDATARRRAFSLRLLGDDARYVERPGPTSPPFPGHGMVAGQKLREDWFPVIFQR
- the grxD gene encoding Grx4 family monothiol glutaredoxin; translated protein: MTAQDKIKDTVTANEVVLFMKGTKSMPQCGFSSRVAGVLNFMGVEYADVNVLADDEIRQGIKDYSDWPTIPQLYVKGEFVGGCDIITEMTLSGELDTLFAENGVAFDKDAAEKIREANG
- the gap gene encoding type I glyceraldehyde-3-phosphate dehydrogenase; this translates as MTVTIGINGFGRIGRCTLAHITEAARNDVQVVKINATGPIETNAHLLKYDSVHGRFGSPITVKGNTMDLGRGPIDVMSTYDPEELDWDGVDVVLECTGKFNDGLKSNIHLTRGAKKVLISAPAKNVDRTVVYGVNHRDLLATENMVSNGSCTTNCLAPLAKVLNDAIGIERGIMTTIHSYTGDQPTLDRRHSDLYRARAAAMAMIPTSTGAAKALGEVLPELAGKLDGTAMRVPTPNVSAVDLTFEAGKSVTVEEVNAIVAEAAAGYMGMVMSYDDEAKVSIDFNHTTESTIFAPDQTKVVGGRTVRVLAWYDNEWGFSARMADVAATMGRLH
- the purL gene encoding phosphoribosylformylglycinamidine synthase subunit PurL produces the protein MQEPAITEDLIAAHGLSPDEYKRILEIIDREPTFTELGIFSAMWNEHCSYKSSKKWLRTLPTEGPQVICGPGENAGVVDIGDGQAVVFKMESHNHPSYIEPYQGAATGVGGILRDVFTMGARPIAAMNSLSFGEPSHPKTRQLVNGVVAGVGGYGNCFGVPTVGGEVRFDPAYNGNCLVNAFAAGLADADKIFYSAASGIGMPVVYLGAKTGRDGVGGATMASAEFDDTIEEKRPTVQVGDPFTEKRLMEATLELMATGAVISIQDMGAAGLTCSAVEMGDKGGLGVKLNLNAVPQREENMTAYEMMLSESQERMLMVLKPELEAEARAVFVKWDLDFAIVGETIAEDRFIIEHNGQVMADLPLATLSGSAPEYDRPWEPTPPAAPLGDVAGVHPIDGLKALISSPNYAGKQWVYEQYDQQVMGDTARTPGAGSGIVRVHGTDKSLAFTSDVTPRYVKANPVEGGKQAVAEAYRNLTAVGATPLATTDNMNFGNPEKPQIMGQFVGAIQGIGEAVKALDMPIVSGNVSLYNETDGKGILPTPTIGAVGIINHPDQMITGHIREGHLLLLLGETTGHLGQSALLAEVYGRIEGDAPHVDLAAEKANGDFIRANYAYIKACTDLSDGGLALAAFELAETAGVGITLDAEDTPTLFGEDQARYLIACNFDQAEALMIAASQAGVPLATVGKVGGDQITFGGQSAPLAELSHTFRTSFENAVA
- the tkt gene encoding transketolase; translation: MDIAALRTAHPDHWMKATAIRTLTLDAVAVANSGHSGMPMGMADVATVLFEKHLKFDPNAPHWPDRDRFILSAGHGSMLLYSLMYLTGYEDMPLEQIKNFRQWGARTAGHPEFGHARGIETTTGPLGQGIANSVGFAIAEEIQRATWGKKIIDHHTYVMAGDGCLMEGVSQEAIALAGMQKLSHLIVFWDNNNITIDGTVDMADITNQPMRFEASGWHVQSIDGHDPAAIDAAITAAKKDPRPSMIACKTHIALGHAAQDTSKGHGALTDADQLKAAKEAYGAPMGDFEVAADALKQWSAIGGRGATAHKEWHDRFNTLSANKQAEFKRIYAGEAPKRLSATIRALKKQISEGAPKVATRKSSEMTLEVINPIMQETIGGSADLTGSNNTLTKDMGTFHPDTRKGRYIYYGVREHGMAAAMNGMALHGGARAYGGTFMCFTDYARGAMRLSALMGVPTTYVMTHDSIGLGEDGPTHQPVEHLAMLRATPNMNVFRPADTVETAEAWEIALTSQKTPSVLALTRQGLPTVRTEHKNKNLVAQGAYVLADAEGKRQAILLATGSEVSIAMEARDLLQAEGIGTRVVSMPCWELFEEQEESYRKRVLPGGPVRVAIEAGIRFGWDRWLFGERGKREKSGFIGMHGFGASAPAERLFKEFGITAQDTADKVKSLIK
- a CDS encoding cell division protein ZapA codes for the protein MPQVEIAIGGRTFEVACQDGEEQFLHSAAAMLDGEASHLADQIGRMPEGRMLLMAGLMLADKTAGLEDRVRQLETEAANMRAQVETLQSQPAPTPVRVEVPVVPAAVTEALAEIAARAEALADQVEAR